One Candidatus Nanopelagicales bacterium genomic window, TCAGGAGTTCCACCGGGAGACACGTACGGGGCGCAAGCGGCGGATGCCTACGAAAGCGCACCCGGCAGGCCGCGTACAGCCGGGCTCCCCCGCCACCCCCGCGCCCCGGACCCCCTCCCCTGGTGGAACGTACGACCACCCGTGGGCGGGATTCACCTGGCTCTAGGTTCCACCAGGAGGGGCGTACGGGGCGCGTGCGGATGGTGCTAGGCCGGGCCCGGAGGGGCCGGTTCCGCGAAGGGTTCTGGGACGAGATCCTCGGCGAGGGCCTCCATCAGCAGGCCGTCGCGGAAGCCGCCCCCGGCCGCGTCCCGCTCGTAGCGCCGCAGCACCCCCACCCGCCGGAAGCCCACGGCGGCGTAGCACGCGATCGCCCGCGCGTTCGCGGCTGCGGGATCGACCACCAGCCGGTGGTGGCCGCGCCCCTCGACGAGCCACCGGGCCACGGTCGCCACCGTGTCGCGGCCCAGCCCGCGCCCGTGCACCTCCGGGTCGAGGAACACGTCGATCCCGGCGTGCCGGTAGTCCGGGTCGGCCTCCTCGCAGGCCTGCACCATGCCCACGACCCGGTCACCGCCCGCGACCCGATCCCCGACGACGACTGCCCACCTCAGGCACGAGTCGTCCTCCCCGGGAAACGCAGGCTCCGCGTCACCCCACCAGCGGTGCACCGCAGGATGGGCGCGGATCGCCCGCAGCCGCCCGGCATCGGCACCGGCCACCGGCCGCAGCAGGACCTGCCGACCGGTGAGCACCGGAACGGGCGCCACCGGCACGTCAGTGAACGCCTACTCGACCGTGACGGACTTGGCCAGGTTGCGCGGCTGGTCGACGTCGTGGCCCTTGGCGGTGGCCATCTCGCAGGCGAACACCTGCAGCGGCACGGTCGACACCAGCGGCTGCATCAGCGTGGGCACGACCGGGACGCGGATCAGCACGTCGGCGTACGGCACGACCGCCTCGTCGCCCTCCTCGGCGATCACGACGGTCCGCGCACCGCGGGCGCGCACCTCCTGGATGTTGGACACGATCTTGTCGTGCAGGATCGAGCGCCCGCGCGGGGACGGCACGACCACGACCACCGGGATGCCGTCCTCGATCAGCGCGATCGGTCCGTGCTTGAGCTCGCCGGCCGCGAAGCCCTCGGCGTGCATGTACGCCAGCTCCTTGAGCTTCAGCGCACCCTCCAGCGCCACCGGGTAGCCCACGTGCCGGCCGAGGAAGAGCACGCTGGTCGCGTCCTTGAGGTCCTGCGCCAGCTCACGTACGGCCCCCGTGGTGTCGAGGACCAGGTCGACGGCGCTCGGCATGTCCGACAGGTCGCGCAGCACCGACTGGATCTCGTCGCCGAACATGTTGCCGCGCACCTGCGCCAGGTAGAGCCCGACCAGGTAGGCCGCCACGATCTGGGTCAGGAACGCCTTGGTTGACGCGACCGCGATCTCCGGCCCGGCGTAGGTGTAGAGCACGGCGTCGGACTCGCGCGGGATGGTCGAGCCGACGGTGTTGCAGATGGCCAGCGCCTTCGCGCCCTGCTCGCGCGCGTGCCGCAGGGCCATCAGCGTGTCCATCGTCTCGCCGGACTGCGAGATCGCGATGACCAGCGTGCGACTGTCCACGATCGGGTCGCGATAGCGGAACTCGCTGGCGAGCTCGACGTCCACCGGGATCCGGGTCCAGTGCTCGATGGCGTACTTCGCGACCAGGCCGGCGTGGAACGCCGTCCCTGCGGCCACGACCACGATCTTGTCGATCTCGCGCAGATCGACGTCGGACAGCCGCATCTCGTCCATGTGCAGCCGGCCGTCGCGCCCGATCCGACCGCGCAGGGAGTCGGCGACCGCCTTCGGCTGCTCGGCGATCTCCTTGAGCATGAACAGGTCGTAGCCGCCCTTCTCGGCGGCCGACGCGTCCCAGTCGACAGTGAACGCGCGCACCGCGGCCGGGGCGCCGTCGAAGTCGGTCACCGTGACTGACTCGCGAGTCAGTTCGACCACCTGGTCCTGACCGAGCTCGAGTGCCTCCTTCGTGTGCGCGACGAACGCGGCCACGTCAGAGGCCATGAAGTTCTCGCCCTCGCCGATACCGACGACGAGCGGCGAGTTCCGGCGCGCCCCCACCACGACGTCGGGTCGGTCGGGCGTGACCGCCACGAGCGTGAACGCGCCGTCGAGCCGGCGCGCCACCCGGCGCATCGCCTCGGCGAGGTCATCGTCCGTCTCGGGCAGCATCGCGGAGAGCAGGTGGGCGACGACCTCGGTGTCGGTCTCGGACGCCATCTGCACGCCCGCCGCCACCAGCTCCTCGCGGAGCTCGGCGAAGTTCTCGATGATCCCGTTGTGGATGATCGCGACCCGGCCGTCGGCGCTGAGGTGCGGGTGGGCGTTGGCGTCGGTCGGGCCTCCGTGGGTGGCCCACCGGGTGTGCCCGATGCCCGTGGTCGACTGCGGCAGCGGGTCCTCGCCGAGCAGCCCCTCCAGGTTGGCCAGCTTGCCGGCCTTCTTCCGTACGTTCAGCCGGTCGTCCGCGACCACGGCGACGCCGGCGGAGTCGTACCCGCGGTACTCCAGGCGCCGCAGCCCGGCCACGACGACCTCGAGCGCCTGCTTCTCGCCGACATAGCCCACGATTCCGCACATGGCGCTCAGCGTACGGGGCGCCGACGCGCGAAGGCGCTCGTGCGGACGGCGGTCAGGCCAGGGCCAGCTCGGTGCGCACGACCTCGGCCAGTCGCTCCGCGCAGCCGCGGGCGACGTCCTCGGTGGGCGCCTCGACCATGACCCGAAC contains:
- a CDS encoding GNAT family protein encodes the protein MPVAPVPVLTGRQVLLRPVAGADAGRLRAIRAHPAVHRWWGDAEPAFPGEDDSCLRWAVVVGDRVAGGDRVVGMVQACEEADPDYRHAGIDVFLDPEVHGRGLGRDTVATVARWLVEGRGHHRLVVDPAAANARAIACYAAVGFRRVGVLRRYERDAAGGGFRDGLLMEALAEDLVPEPFAEPAPPGPA
- the glmS gene encoding glutamine--fructose-6-phosphate transaminase (isomerizing); this translates as MCGIVGYVGEKQALEVVVAGLRRLEYRGYDSAGVAVVADDRLNVRKKAGKLANLEGLLGEDPLPQSTTGIGHTRWATHGGPTDANAHPHLSADGRVAIIHNGIIENFAELREELVAAGVQMASETDTEVVAHLLSAMLPETDDDLAEAMRRVARRLDGAFTLVAVTPDRPDVVVGARRNSPLVVGIGEGENFMASDVAAFVAHTKEALELGQDQVVELTRESVTVTDFDGAPAAVRAFTVDWDASAAEKGGYDLFMLKEIAEQPKAVADSLRGRIGRDGRLHMDEMRLSDVDLREIDKIVVVAAGTAFHAGLVAKYAIEHWTRIPVDVELASEFRYRDPIVDSRTLVIAISQSGETMDTLMALRHAREQGAKALAICNTVGSTIPRESDAVLYTYAGPEIAVASTKAFLTQIVAAYLVGLYLAQVRGNMFGDEIQSVLRDLSDMPSAVDLVLDTTGAVRELAQDLKDATSVLFLGRHVGYPVALEGALKLKELAYMHAEGFAAGELKHGPIALIEDGIPVVVVVPSPRGRSILHDKIVSNIQEVRARGARTVVIAEEGDEAVVPYADVLIRVPVVPTLMQPLVSTVPLQVFACEMATAKGHDVDQPRNLAKSVTVE